A region of the Methylomagnum ishizawai genome:
CAGGAATTGATGACCTTGATGGCCCCGCCATAGCGGTTGTTGTCGTAACCCACGGCGGTCACGGCGTGCAGGCCATGCGGCCCGTTGTTGCTGCCGGCGTCGGAGTTGTAGACCGAATCCGTCCCTTGCAGGTGGTAGAACTGGTCGTAGACCTTGATCCCCAACACCACCGGGCGGCGCTGGGCCAGCGCGGCTTTCAAGCCTTGCAGGTCTTCCACCCGCTTGTAGTCCAGCCCTTTGAATTTGGCCCCTTCCTCGATGGCCGCCAGATCGGGCTGAGTCCAATAATCCCGGTCCGAATAAGGCATGGTGGCCAGCGTGGCCGCGCCCTTGCCCGCCGCCGGTCCCTGGCCGATCACCACATCCAGCGCATCGTAAATCTGCGAGCCGTTGTCCTCGCCACCGTTGATCTGGTTGTAGAGATAGGCCGGGCTGAACAAATGCGCGACCGTATCGAGCGACCAGCCCAATTCCACCTCTTCCTGATAGCTCTTCAAGGCATAGGCCACGGCCCAGGCCACGCAACTGCCCTGCTGGCCCTGGTCGCCGGGCACCGGGAAGCTGGGGCTGAGGTCCACCGAAGGCGGTTCGGTGGGCGCGGCCCCGGCGGAACCCAGCAGGTCGCCCGAAAGCTGGGAACGGCCGTAGCCGGAATAGGTCTTGCCGTCGATGGTCTGCCCGCCGGTGCCCTTGTCGCCGTTGTCGGGCTGGACCTGGATTTGCACCTCGGCCTCGGGGCTGAACAACCGGCCATCGCTGACCCGGTAGGACAGTGCGAGGGTACCCTGGAACCCGGCGGCGAAGGCGACATAGAGCAGCCCGCTCTTGGAATCGACATAGGCGCTGGTATAGCCGGTGCCCTGGGCGGGGGCGGTCAGTTCATAGCTCAGGGTGTCGTTGTCGGGATCGCTGCCCGAGAGTTGCACTTGCAGATAGGGCAGCGCCGGGTCGGCGGTCTGGCCCAGGGCGTGGGCGGTGGGGGCGCGGTTGGCGGTGGCCACGACGACGCTGGCATTGGCGCTGTTGTTGGCGGGGTTGGGATCGCGCTTGGCCGATTTCACGCTGGCGCTACTGTCCAGCCCGCCCTCGGCCCGCGGCGTCACCAGGATCGACCAGGACGCGCTGGCACCGGGCCGCAGCCGCTTGAGCTTGCAAGTGATGCGGTTTTGGCGGCGGGCCTTGGGGCTGGCGAAACGGCAACCGGGCGAAGCCGATTTGAACACCGCCCCGGCGGGCAGGGTATCGGTCAGCACCACGCCCAGCGCGGCCTTGGGACCGGGATTGGCGACGGTCAGCGCATAGGTCAGGTTCTCGCCCACCGCGACCGGATTGGGGATGGCGTCCAGGGTCAAGGCGAGGTCGGTGCCCGCGGCCCCGGCCCCGCCGGGCAGCCAGGGCAGGGTCAACAGGGCCAGCAGCAAGCGTGGATTCATCGGTCGGTTCATCCTATCCTCCTTGGCGGTGAAGGCCGGGCCTGGGGGACCCAGGCTGGTGGCGGGGCTTGGCAACGGAACCCGTAGCCCGGAACACAGCGGCGATGGAAACTCAAGCGGCCCCGGAAACAAAATAGCGCGTCATGGCGTCGGCGTCGAAGCGGTCGGCCAGGAAAAACGGCTCGCGCCCCCGGTGGGCGCACAAGCGGATCAAAGCCTCGCGGCGGGCGGCGAACGCGGCCCGGAACCGCTCCCGGAGCGCCGGACGCATGAACAAACGCCGCCGCGCCCCGGTTTCCGGGTCTCCGATAGCCACCAACCCGAATTGTGGCAGCCGCTGGTATTCGGCGCTATCCCACACCACCACCGGCACCACATCGTGCCGCACCAGCGCATCCAGCAGCCCTTCGGCCCAAGCCAGCGGGAAATGGAAATCCGACACCAGGAACACCAGCGCCCGCCGCCGGCCCAGATGTGGCGCGGCTTCCAACAATCCCCCGGCGGAACGGCCCGTCGGCGTGAAATCCTTCAGCCGGGCTTCGAGTTCCGGTCCCGCGCCCTTGTGGAAACGGCAAGGCAGGCACAGTTCCCAGCGGATATGCTCGTCGCAGCCGATAAACCCGAACCCATCGCCGCTCCGGTAGGCGGAATAGGCGCAGGCGGCGGCGAACCGGGCGAGCAGGTCGAGCTTGGCGGCGCTGCCCCGGAAGCCCATCGAGGCGGAAAGATCGGCCAGCACATAAACCGGAATGGAACAGCGCTGGCGGAAGGTACGGGTCAATAATTGCCCGAACGGATCGTGCAGGCTGGCGCGGAAATCGAGATGGCGCGGATCGGGATGGGCCAGGAACGGCGCATGGCCCGCGAATTCGTGGCCGCCGCCGAAACGGGCGCCGACATGGCCGCCCGGATGCAAGCCTGCCGTGCGCCAACCGACGGCATAATGGAATTCCGGGATCACGGCGCGGCCACCCGCCCCAGGATGCCCGCCATCAACGCGCCGATCACGGCTTCGCGGCGCAATTCGTAGACCGGGGTGAGGAACACCCGGTGCGCCGTGGTCTCGACGAACACCCGCTGTATATCCTCCGGCAGCAGATAATCGCGCCCGTCCAGCCAAGCCGCCACCCGCGCCGCCCGCATCATCATACTCATGCCGCGGGGACTGGCCCCAGCCAGGATCAACTGCTCCATATGCACGCCGTCCAGTTTCACCCCGTAATCCTGGGGCTTGCGGGTGGCCTGCCAGAGATCGAGCGCGTAGCGTTGCAAGGTCGGGCTGGCCTGGATGCCGTTCTGGATGGCGCGGGCGATATCGGGAATCTCGCGGTGAGCCAGGACGCCGGGCCGGACGTTCTCGATCAGCCGGTCCACATCGTGGAACCGCGGCTCGAACATCAGGGCCAGCCGCAGATCGGGATCGTCCGGCGTCTCGATATGCAGCTCCATCATGAAGCGGTCGCGGGCCGCCGAGGGCATCTCGAAGGTTTCCTCCTTCTCCACCCGGTTGCGGTCGGCGAACACCTGGAGATAGGGAAACACCTGCTCGCGGTTGAAGGCGGTGACGCTGCGCTCCGCCATCACCCTGAGCAACAGCGAATGCACCTGGGGCCGGGCGCGGTTGACCTCGTTGAAGAAGAACACGGACAGGTTTTCGCCGTGCTTGAGGATGGGTCCGGGATCGACCCTGGGCTTGCCCTGCTCGTCGATATAGGTGTGGTAGACCAGATCGCCGGGCATCAGGTCGATGGTGCCCTCGATGCGCTCGTAAGCCCCGCCCAAGCCCCGCGCCACCGCCCGCAGCAAGGTGGTCTTCCCCACCCCGACATCGCCCTCCAGCATCACATGGCCGCGGGCGAAGACCGCGACGGTGATCTGGCGCACGGCGTGGTCGAGTCCCACCACGGCCTTATGGATTTCGCGCTCGAACTCCAGGGCGCGGTCGCGCCATTCGGCGAGCAGGCGGTCTTTGTCGAAAGCGTGGTTCGGATTCGGTTCGGCGGCTGGCATGGAGGCTATCGGCGGGTGGCGGTCGGAGCGGATAGTTTAGCGCCCAACAACAAAAACCCCGCATCAGCGGGGTTTCGCGGGGTCCGGGCCGGAAGGCGGGCTTCAGGCTTTGGAGGCCGGGCTGGGAATCAGATCGTCGAAGCGCTTGACTTGGTCCTGGCCGAAGTAGATCAATTGCAAGCCGATATCGAGCAGCAATTGGTGCAGCTTGGTGAACTTATAGATGCTGTACACCAGATAGCCCAGGGCCGCGATGCCGATCCCCCCGGCGACCCCCACCGGCAGGCCCAGCCCCTGGAACAGGTGGATGATCTGGAACATGACATCCAAGGGCAGGACCAGCAACACGCCGAAATAGACCAGCATCATGAAGGTGAACATCACGAAAACGATGAACTTGAAGACCTTCGCCAGAATCGCTTCTGTTTTCATGGATAGATTTTCCTCTTATGGGTTCAATGCGATGGAATCGGGAATTCTGGAATAGCGGCCAGCGGCGGGCGGAAACCTGTCCCCCGGAAAAACAAAAAGCCGTGGCGTTCCCGGCTTCCTGGATTGGGGCTATTCAAAACCGGGGCATTCTAGCACAAGGCATGTCCCCGGATGCCCGGAGGCCCTTGGGAAAAGACCGTTTCCCGCGATGAGCGATGCGGGAGCCGGGGTGTTGCCGGACCTGGACGCCGACCCTGGGCCGGGACGGCGGAACCCTGGGGATTTTGACCTAAAATGGCCGTCTCCCCGGACCCCAACCGGCCTGGGTCCGCCGTGTCGCCCAACACCCAACACCCCCTCCTCCCATGACCGACCTTCAACACATACTCGAACAATACCGACAGGGCACGCTCGATCTCGACGGTTTGCGGCGGGCCTTGGGCCTTTACGCGGAGCGCGGGGCGGAAGCCCGGAGCGCGCTGGCCGACCGGCTGCATGCCGAATATTCGGCGGGGCGCTTGGCGGCATCCGCCTATTTCGCCTTGGAGCCCTGGGTGCGCGGCGGCGCGGACCCGGCGGCACCGACGGTGGTGGTGGGCGATGCGCTGGACGCGGACCGCACTTTCGCGCTGGGCTTGGCCGAAGCCACCCTGGTGGTCGGTGGTCCGGCGGGCGATGCACCGACCCTGGTCGGCGGCGCTCCGGGGAACGCCGATGCGACCCTGCGGGTCGCCGCCGCCGAAGCGACCGTGGTGGTCGGCCCCCGCCTGGACGACGCGCCCACCCTGGCCTGCGTCGAGGCGGACGGCACCCGGATCGCGCCCGGCCCCGCGGGCGACGATCCGACCTGGGCGCTGCCCCTGGCCGAGGCCACGCTGGCGGTGGGGCGTCCCGACGACGCCACGGCGGTGGCGGGCAACCCCACCAGTCCCACCCCGCCGCCGGAACCCCCCAAGCACCGCACCGAAGCCACCTACGGCACCCAGGCCGCCACCCGCGCCCAACCCCACCCCACGCCCCGCGCCGACCGCCCCCTGCAAATCGGCATGATGCTGAAAGAGCGCTTCGTGTTGGAAGAAGTGATCGGCGGCGGCGGCATGGGCACGGTGTTCAAGGCGCTGGATATGCGCAAGAGCGAAGCCCGCGACCGCGAACCCTATGTGGCGCTCAAGGTGCTGAACCCCGAATTCCGCGACAAC
Encoded here:
- a CDS encoding AAA family ATPase, which produces MPAAEPNPNHAFDKDRLLAEWRDRALEFEREIHKAVVGLDHAVRQITVAVFARGHVMLEGDVGVGKTTLLRAVARGLGGAYERIEGTIDLMPGDLVYHTYIDEQGKPRVDPGPILKHGENLSVFFFNEVNRARPQVHSLLLRVMAERSVTAFNREQVFPYLQVFADRNRVEKEETFEMPSAARDRFMMELHIETPDDPDLRLALMFEPRFHDVDRLIENVRPGVLAHREIPDIARAIQNGIQASPTLQRYALDLWQATRKPQDYGVKLDGVHMEQLILAGASPRGMSMMMRAARVAAWLDGRDYLLPEDIQRVFVETTAHRVFLTPVYELRREAVIGALMAGILGRVAAP
- a CDS encoding CARDB domain-containing protein; the protein is MNRPMNPRLLLALLTLPWLPGGAGAAGTDLALTLDAIPNPVAVGENLTYALTVANPGPKAALGVVLTDTLPAGAVFKSASPGCRFASPKARRQNRITCKLKRLRPGASASWSILVTPRAEGGLDSSASVKSAKRDPNPANNSANASVVVATANRAPTAHALGQTADPALPYLQVQLSGSDPDNDTLSYELTAPAQGTGYTSAYVDSKSGLLYVAFAAGFQGTLALSYRVSDGRLFSPEAEVQIQVQPDNGDKGTGGQTIDGKTYSGYGRSQLSGDLLGSAGAAPTEPPSVDLSPSFPVPGDQGQQGSCVAWAVAYALKSYQEEVELGWSLDTVAHLFSPAYLYNQINGGEDNGSQIYDALDVVIGQGPAAGKGAATLATMPYSDRDYWTQPDLAAIEEGAKFKGLDYKRVEDLQGLKAALAQRRPVVLGIKVYDQFYHLQGTDSVYNSDAGSNNGPHGLHAVTAVGYDNNRYGGAIKVINSWGTGWGDKGFFWMPYDFIRDKGIIFQMWVMDDAPDGDITPTPDPVPPPPASELADLQINSWDVRVTGYTLGGSGELEWEVSNGGQATVAEGAANVSLMLSKDRVINASDLYLVYEPIPFDLKTGESAYRNIAEGNGIEFQFPTGIEPGDYYLALLLDDLNDIPESNESNNVSISEQSIPLTNSLSDLYIGNWYTYWDSTGEGYLSYDIYNYGAQAAPGGWTVKLELIDFSGNYWVVANDTISQGLAPNQAVSRDDFSNPPPLPFNVNYDEDSNKIPVGIYYVALSVDEENMVQESDEDNFSYYWDYAYLPTDWFASAKPATQAQAASGALSATASTGTATQAFQNGQAAYNGKRLPGQVAQLRKVRIGQTLGGQRTMEFIDEGLNVGTASASKAEHTYTKRIRGANAAIFPITQAKPMP
- a CDS encoding DUF58 domain-containing protein; the encoded protein is MIPEFHYAVGWRTAGLHPGGHVGARFGGGHEFAGHAPFLAHPDPRHLDFRASLHDPFGQLLTRTFRQRCSIPVYVLADLSASMGFRGSAAKLDLLARFAAACAYSAYRSGDGFGFIGCDEHIRWELCLPCRFHKGAGPELEARLKDFTPTGRSAGGLLEAAPHLGRRRALVFLVSDFHFPLAWAEGLLDALVRHDVVPVVVWDSAEYQRLPQFGLVAIGDPETGARRRLFMRPALRERFRAAFAARREALIRLCAHRGREPFFLADRFDADAMTRYFVSGAA